From the genome of Arvicola amphibius chromosome 9, mArvAmp1.2, whole genome shotgun sequence, one region includes:
- the Galr3 gene encoding galanin receptor type 3: protein MADIQNISLDSPGSVGAVAVPVVFALIFLLGMVGNGLVLAVLLQPGPSAWQEPGSTTDLFILNLAVADLCFILCCVPFQAAIYTLDAWLFGAFVCKTVHLLIYLTMYASSFTLAAVSVDRYLAVRHPLRSRALRTPRNARAAVGLVWLLAALFSAPYLSYYGTVRYGALELCVPAWEDARRRALDVATFAAGYLLPVAVVSLAYGRTLCFLWAAVGPAGAAAAEARRRATGRAGRAMLAVAALYALCWGPHHALILCFWYGRFAFSPATYACRLASHCLAYANSCLNPLVYSLASRHFRARFRRLWPCGRRRHLHHRAHRALRRVQPASSGPAGYPGDARPRGWNMEPRRDALRSGETGLALPARGAQ from the exons ATGGCTGACATCCAGAACATTTCGCTGGACAGCCCAGGGAGCGTGGGAGCTGTGGCAGTGCCTGTGGTCTTTGCCCTCATCTTCCTTTTGGGCATGGTGGGCAATGGGCTGGTGTTGGCTGTGCTGCTGCAGCCTGGCCCAAGTGCCTGGCAGGAGCCTGGAAGTACCACAGACCTCTTCATCCTCAACTTGGCGGTGGCCGACCTCTGCTTCATCCTGTGCTGTGTGCCCTTCCAGGCGGCCATCTACACGCTGGATGCCTGGCTCTTCGGGGCCTTTGTGTGCAAGACGGTGCACCTGCTCATCTACCTCACCATGTACGCCAGCAGCTTCACTCTGGCGGCCGTCTCGGTAGACAG GTACCTGGCCGTGCGTCACCCGCTGCGCTCCCGGGCCCTGCGCACACCCCGCAACGCGCGCGCCGCCGTGGGGCTGGTGTGGCTGCTGGCGGCGCTCTTCTCGGCGCCCTACCTCAGCTACTACGGCACGGTGCGCTACGGCGCGCTCGAGCTCTGCGTGCCCGCCTGGGAGGACGCGCGGCGGCGCGCGCTCGACGTGGCCACCTTCGCCGCGGGCTACCTGCTGCCGGTGGCCGTGGTGAGCCTGGCCTACGGGCGCACGTTGTGCTTCCTGTGGGCGGCCGTGGGTCCCGCGGGCGCGGCGGCGGCCGAGGCGCGCAGACGGGCGACGGGCCGCGCGGGGCGAGCCATGCTGGCGGTAGCGGCGCTCTACGCGCTGTGCTGGGGCCCGCACCACGCGCTCATTCTCTGCTTCTGGTACGGCCGCTTCGCCTTCAGCCCGGCCACCTACGCCTGCCGCCTGGCCTCCCACTGCCTCGCGTACGCCAACTCCTGCCTCAACCCGCTGGTCTACTCTCTCGCCTCGCGCCACTTCCGCGCGCGCTTCCGCCGCCTCTGGCCCTGCGGCCGCCGCCGCCACCTCCACCACCGCGCCCATCGCGCTCTCCGTCGTGTCCAGCCAGCGTCTTCGGGGCCCGCAGGTTACCCCGGCGATGCCAGGCCTCGCGGTTGGAATATGGAACCCAGAAGGGATGCCCTGCGCTCTGGAGAGACTGGACTAGCCCTGCCCGCCCGGGGAGCGCAATAA